Within Dictyostelium discoideum AX4 chromosome 4 chromosome, whole genome shotgun sequence, the genomic segment aagatttatcaaataataataataataataataataataataataataataatacaactactacaacaactactactacaacttCACCAAATGATAATCAAACTGTAGTTTCTTCACCAATAAAACAATCAATTTTACCAAATCCATCAATTCCAAATCCATTcctattaattcaattaccaGAACAATACAATATTGTATCACAATATTATTCATCAATTCCATGCCTTCAATGTAAAACcatttcaaataatcaagCACTTTGTTTGGTTTGTGGTACATTATGTTGTTTGGGTGGTTGTTGTAAGAGATTCTTTGATCAAAAGAGTGAAGCTGTTTTACATGCTGAAAAATGTAATGCTGGAACTGGTATTTTCTTACTTATCAAAACTAGTTCAactttattaattcatttaccAAGAAAAACTTTATGGATTTCTCCTTATCTTGATGATCATGGTGAGGAAGATCCAAACTTAAGAAGAGGTAGACCATTACTTTTAAATGCTAATCGTTATAgtcaattaaattcattactCGTTAAACATCAAATCGATCAAGACTCAAAGATTGCAGAAATGTCTCAAagataaattcaaatatctcttttttttaaaaaaaaaaaaaaaaaaaaaaaaaaaaaaaaactttaataaacataaaatttatatatatataaaaaaaaaaaaaaaaaagattttattttattaaataatttttttttttattaactattaaaaaatttaattatttcattattaataaaagttattgatttatttcttttattttttaattgtaaatttgaaaaagttgTTTTGTTGTGTAAATATCCTAATGAATGTGTTGGTTgacttttaataaaatctttaatatatttacaaTTACCTGTACTAATTACATGATTGATATCATTAATTGGATTGAAAAgactaattaattttatttcagaTTGAAATCCTACCAAAGTgttatttgttattaaaCCATTTCTATATagattataaataaatttacgTTGTTTAAAATTCCTATAAATATCcaaaccaattgaaatttcaatttttggttttgattcttctaaagaattattatattcaattaatttttgaatggaataataaaataaataaccaGATTCCCATTCATTTAATTCAgagatattatttaatgaaccACTAAATCTATAACCAAGTTTTTCATACATAAACTTTGCAACTTGAATAGTTTCACTATGATTAATTGatgtttgtttattaattcctccaatattattatcgtGAATATAttctataaaatttaaattatttgattttataattaatttactaATTGATTCATGATCCCATATAAAAAGATCtctattattttcataaaaatatttaaaaatattttcattaccaactaataaattaccatttaaatattctggttttgttgaaatatttgaaaaataataagattttattattaatgcaatttttttgaaattttcattatcgtCACCACTATCACTATCACCACCGTCTCCATCACCATTTGTCTTTAGTTTATCTTGtgtattattgtttattatatgtttaaaaattgtttctttaatatttgtattatacttaaataaaacatctaaaaaatttaattgctTTGATATTGGAGTGGTTTTTGGGTTGAAAAATAGATCTTGtggtaattttattaaatgagaTATAGCTAATCCTCTACTATGATCAAAATGATAACcctctttaaataaatcctTTATTCTATCAATTATTTGGGAATCTGCATATTTCATTGATACATCAATAATCATTGAACTAGTTACATCATTATTTATCCATTGACTGTTTAtttcttcaaataaataattataatcacCATATtgacaaataaaatttaaaattaattttacccAATCTTCATTTGTTAATAATACCATatctttaactttttttaaaaattcaaataaaaatattctttttatttctctttcaaatataaaattattattattatttaaattattattaataagattatttattttatttaaagtttcAGAATAGTAAAGTGAATCTGATTTTTGGATTTGTGATAAAAGGTATAATCCATTttgtaaatgatttaaaaaggtattaaatgttattaattgattattatggTGATTATAGGTTATAAACTGAGAACAATTGACAGTTATTGaactaaatttatttgttacTGAATTTTGTTTAAATCTATCTAATAAAGATTCAACCCAACCCATATTATATAACCTTTTAAATAGATTAAACTCTAAaagtattaatttataattattattatcattaagtttttttgattttggtgataattttaattcatctaATAAATAACTTAATACTTCATTTCTATTTGGTAATTCTAAtacatttgaaattaatagtaACTCTtgttgtaaattttttttatttaaataattttttttatttttaacaatttcattattaatatattttataatatccAAATTACCGCATTTGAATGCTAAatctaataatattgaacTATCTTCAACTATTTCttgattaataataatatctttatgaattattttaacaaattctaaattatttgtactTATAgagaatgaaaataatttattttcaccattctttaaaaaaagtgcttttatttgttttttattcttttgataaaatttatttaaaatattattattattattattattattattattattattattattattattattattattattattattattatttttatttattaaatgttgaataaaaagttttaattcattttcttcaatttcattcTCTTCAAATTCTATACCAATTTTAACTTTATCATATAATagttcaaaaaaattattttttatcatccAACAAAATGTTGCTTCATCAAATCTTAATCTTTGTGTATAActcttatttttaatattactattggtAATTTGTCGATTTATACCTCTAAcgattttaaatattttttttaataaaaatatattattaaaaactgaTTTATATAATGTATAGATTTTATCACTGCATTCCATATTTAATCAATAACTTGTTGTGgtaatattattgaaaaaaaaaaaaaaaaattaaaaaaaaatttaaaaaatcttaaaaaaaaaaaaaaaaaaaaaaaaatgaaacctTCAAATGGgtgtttattattagattcactttattaattttataaatcttaattttttaaacaaatgaatattaaatagtattattaaaaacatgtaattaattaaaaatcaaaaatttaaaaaaatcaaaaaaaaaaaaaattaattaaaaatacattattttattattttttttttttaaaaaatatgtttATAATCTTGaggttttaatattaaaataattaattataaagttattatttacagggaaagatttacaaaaattatcatcaaatattatttttgaattattttctttaatgtattgatttatatatgataaattaccaaatttttttaaagattctaATGAGTTTAAAgagtttaaaaattcatttacttgattatcaccaattgaaatgttattaaaatttaatttcccatcaatgattaattttgataaaaatttcaattttttataatcatttCCTACTTTATTACTTgtgataattaataaattacttGAAGAATCTGATTGATTatctttaatgattttattaattgcataataaaataaataatttgaattccAATCATTTAGATTTGAAATATCAATAAGTTGACTATCGAATTTATAACCCAATTTTTCATACATTAATTCAGCAACTTGTCTAGTTTTACAATGattaattgaagaatttaaatccaatgaaccaatttcattattatgaataaattcaattaattctaaattacttgatttaattattgattcaCTAATATTCTTATCATTccaatcaaataattcataatgatttttaaaataatatttaaaaatcatttcaTTTCCAGTAAATAAATTTGCAGTTAGTTTCGTAGTAGTACTACtactggtggtggtagtgctAGTGGTAgaattgtaatttttaataatttcaataattttatttgcatGGTCGACAATtgttaaatcaataaaattatcaaatatattctttaaaatgatttctttacattggaaattatatttgtaaatggtttcaataaatattaattgttgattgaTATTAACTAATTTtggattataataataattgtttgttGATGTGTCATTGTGATGTCTAACATATGATTCATCTAAATAACGTTGAAAATATTGTTCATAAAATGTTGGTATAACTTCAATGAAATTTGGGTCACCATGTTGTACAGCTATTTGGATAACCAATGATGAAAACATTTTCTCtggtgattttaattttacatttatatcttcaatctttttaatatttaattcatcttgaattaaattatattcttGACTTTCTcttgaataatttaatataataagtGTCCATTCATCttgtgaaaatattaattctttaatttcttttaaaaaatcaattaaaataattctttttaattgaatttcaattttatttccactaaaattaatttcatcatcatcatcactattaatttcaacaattgatttaactttatttgaaattactgatttaatatttgaaaataaatttgttattttaaattctgcCTGTTGTTCATATTTCTCATTTTGCTGgtcttcttcttgttgttggtcttgttgttgtaataatttatttatattttttaaaggcTGACaatatttagatttaatagttgataaaaataaaattgtattttggaaaaaatttaaaacattattaaatggaataaaatcttttccattattataatttattaaatattttgaataaagTCTAATTCTTGTGCAAAGTTtactaattattaaatcatgtgaacttttattaataataaaattattattattatcattattattattattattattattattattattggttggtattgaaattaaaccaatttcaaataactttttaaataatgatgattctaaattaaaaaaatcagtGAATAATGATTTTGGATCGTATGGATAATTATCATCTCTTTCCGATTTTATTggtttgaaattaatttcatttaataaatatttaattattttgtttttattattaatagtagtggttgatgcaattatattatttattgttttctctctgtcaacaaattcaatacCTAATGTATTATgaacaaatttaattatttctaaatttCCATTCTTTATTGCACTATCCATTAGAAAGTTAAATGGGTTATTCGTTTTTTCAagtttaaattctttatttataaactcttgttgatatattatttcaataaaatcCAAATTTTGTGAATCTACtgcaaattttaaaattccatCTATCGAAGccaattctttaattaattttttatttgtttcataaaatgtatttaaaatttcttttgtaataattaatgatggtgttgatgttggtgttggtgttggtgttggtgatgttgatgatgttgatgatgttgatgttaatgttaaaaataatgaaatgtTTGGTAACGTgaaatcatcattttcttctttaaattgtttaccaattttgattttatcttttaataattgaaaatgagcATTTTTAACCATCCAAATAAATGTTGCTTCATTGTATCTACATCTTTGTGTGaatgatttattttctatCATACTATTTGTAAATTGTCTGTTTATACCTCtaacaaatttataaatctttttacataaataaatatcattaaatactaatttatataatttataaatgtcAAATCTATGAGAACTAACaaccattttttattttttattttttattttttattttttttattcaagattaagaaatataataataaaaaaaaaaaaaaaaaaaaaattccataaaaaatatggaaattcaaaaaaaaaattaaaataaaaattaaaaaaaaaaatagatattttttttttttttttcaaataaaagaaCCACATATGCAAATATTGGTTTGTTTTGTTTGTGTGTTTTAAAACACCTTTTTCAAATGACTcattatctatttttaactttttttaaaaaataacacaTCATTCAAAAATATCTAAGaacattaaaaatatatttatcatttttaaaaaaaaaaaataaatgattatttattaatttatttatttatttaataataaatggtgaatggaaaaaaaaagaaattgtttttttttattttccccCACTGAATGTGTTCGAATCACGccaaaaagtttttattttattttattttttttcttttttttttttttttttttttatccccaccaaattattttttttattgggtgtttcaaaactttttttaattatttaatataaaaaaaaaaaaggaaaaaaaggaatgtcaaatgttttattttttatttctttatatttattatcgAATAGTTTTGTAAATTCTCAAGGATCTCCATCTAGTTGTACTTTTAATGGTATAAATTATGGTTCATTAAGTAATGGTAGTTATTCAGCATTAAGTGCAGCCTCAAGTGTAAATCCTCAAGGTAAATATAGATACTATTGGAATATATGCGGTGATGCAACTCAATGTAAATCATATGGGAGTTGGTCAGCATGTCAACTTCAAGTTGGTTCAACAGGTAATCCAAATCCTGTAGGTTTAACAAGTCTTGGTTCATTTGGTACATCAAACTCAGGTGATACACAATTAAAATACACCACATCCTTAAAATGCGcaaatggaaataatagAACTTTTATTATGACATTTACCTGTTCTAATAATCAAGTAATTTCATCCTCATTAGTTTCAGAGAATAATTGTATTTATACTGTAGAAATGAGTGGAAACATTTTTTGTCCCACTCCAACTCCAACTCCAACTCCAACTCCAACTCCTACTCCTAATCCAACTTCAAATGTAACCTGTAAATCATCCAATGGAATTTCAATAACTAGTTCAGATATCATTACATGTATTGGATATGGTCAATCAATATGTACAACATCATCAGGCTATTCATGTGAAACCAATCAAACTAATGGAGTTCTTAAATGTATTTCAcctgataattcaatttcatgTATTGGTAATCAATTCTATTGTTATACTCAATCTTATACATGCTCAgttgattttaaatcttaTGATGGATTACAAGTGAAtggtaaaatcattaattcaaCTTATTTTTCATCATAATTTACTTCAAAATGCTCCTTTTTACGATGCCAagtaattcattaaaaacttaaaaagtaataaaaaatagcttatatttatttaaatattaattctaattttaaaaggttttttaaacatttgattaaaatatttaaaaaaatttttttttttttttttttttttttggttttattttcaagaagaaaatttttttttttttttttttttcttgaaaGGTCCTCAAGGTAAATATAGATACTATTGGAATATATGCGGTGATGTAATTTAATGTAAATCCATTGTTGTATCAGCATGTCAACTTTACGTTGGTTCAACATATTCTCCAACTCCTATAGGTTTAACAAGTCGTGGTTCTTTTGGTACATCAAATTCAACTACACAATTAAAATACACCACAAATTCAAGATGTTCTAATGGGAATTTTAGATCTTCTGTTATGTCATTTACTTGTTACAATAGTAAAGAAATTACATCCACACTAGTTGTAGACAATCAATGTATTTATAATGTAGAAATGAGTGGCAAAGCTTTTTGTgttaaaatctaaaaaaaaaaaccagatttaaatttatatctatttttttttttttttttttttttttttttttttttatttgtattttttgggTGATACACAAATTCAAAATGCTCCAATGGAAATTTTAGAACCTTTGTTATGCACTTTAATTGCTCTGATAGTCAAGAAATTTCGGCTTCATTAGTTTCAGATAATGCTTGTATTTATACAGTAGAAATGAGTGGAAAAGTTTTTTGTCCCACAACTCCAACCACATCAAATAGTATTTCAATAATCAGTTCAAAAACAACCATTTGGATATATATATTTCAATTCCTAATATATACCTATatcttttcaatttataattgaaatataATAATGCCCCCTCTTTGCATTCTCAATAACGTATCCCCCCactcattttattaataataaaataatcataatattacaaaaataaattcactTATTTCTGttgattattgttttttttttgtatttttttatatttttttttttgtattttttgatttattatttattagtgtttgtatttaaattattaaaactttgatttttaaatctttttcttaAACCTaacaatttataataaacttGAGCATTTTCATTCATTAATTCTTCATGAGAACCTTGATGACAAAGTTTACCATGATCTAAAACGAAAATATGATCGACAGTATTTTGAACAGAAGCTAAATCATGTGTGACAATAATTAAAGTGATATTATGTTTTTCAGcaaaaccaaataattttGGAAATATGATTTCCCTCTTTTTGAAAGCATCCATTTGACTCATACTTTCATCCAAAATCACAATCTTTGCTTCAGTTCTAACGAAAATTCTAGCCAATGCAATCGATTGTGCAAAACCACCACTGATATTCTTACCACCAGCTTCAACAACTTGATTTAGTATTGGATGATTTGAAAGACCACCATCAATTAATTGTGGTACAATAATTGGTGTTAAAGATCTTTGATTTCTCTCtgcttcttcatcatcatcatctgattcatcaccaccacctgaatttgaaattgatgttaaatttaaaactgaCCAAACTCTCTttactaatttatttgattctgATTCATCACattgatttaaaagtttattttgtaaatccATAACACTATTTCTTCTACCACCAACtccactattattaatattaatattattattattattattattattattattattattattaccattaacattaccaccaccactattatttaattgtgaCATTGAACTATTTCTACGTataaatgtattattatttataattgtacttttattaattgtactATATTGACTTGGTGAAGATGGTACAAATGTTGGTGTagttggtttattattattattattattatttttattattattattattattattattattattattattattattattattattattattattattattattattattattattattattattattattattattattattattattattattattagttgttgttgttgttgtattattaatattatttgatgaagttgataatggtgaaatAGTTGGTGGTATTTCCATATCAGGATCAAAAGTATCAGATAATGAATCAAAACTTTGTTTtaaactaaaattattatcatcagcAAAAGCAAAAACACCAGCAGCATCAGCGGCTTCTAAAACTTGTTCTTCGGTAGCTGATGGATTACCAACTCTAATATTATCCATAATTGTACCTGGAAAAATGAATGGACGTTGTGATACATATGAGATCATTCTACGAATTGATGATCTTGATATCTCTGAATAAGGTATACCATTCATTGAGATTTGACCCTCGGTTGGTGTATATAATTTACATAACAAATGATTCAATGTTGATTTACCACTTCTATTCTGTCCAATTAATGCATACCTTTTATTTGGCAATATCACCATTTCATTCTGTAAATCTAATACTGGAAATGATGGTAATTCacttgaaaatttattttcatatgaaaattttaaatctgatgaaacttttaattcttcaaatttataaatactaaaaaataaaaattaaattaaattaatatatattttatttattactattatttatttatttatttatttatttatttatttatttatttatttatttatttatttatttataagtACTTACTATTTTAAATGACTATCTTCTTCAATAAAAGTtggaatatttaataattttttaacttttttttgatgtttataaatatttttaaaagaaccTAAAGATTGGAATAACCGATTACCTAATCTAATGACACGATTAATGTCTAATAGAGTTGTACGATAAAGttgattatcaattttttgacGATCCATAACTTTATGAGCCACCCAAACCTCTGCagcaaattcaaataatgaacGATTATGAATTGATCTCCATGTACGAGAGATTAATGTCGAGAATGATTGAGTATTACTCAACTCTTTCTCTATTAAATTATCGAATAATCCTAATTGAGTCtcttgtaaattattaatttgaatatCTGATAAGCCTTCGGCAGTATTTGATATCATTTTACTCATTGCTGAATTATAAGgatctttaaatttagatgAATCTGGATTATTCTCAACTAATCTCTCTCTAAGTTTTTGACTAACTTTTTGATAAATTGCAATTAATATTGGATGTAATACAATCAATGGATCGATTTTATgacctttttttaataattctgaaCCTTCAATAACTATagtataattaataatattaataattagtaaatatttatgttttttcaaaagactaataaaaaataagatcTTACCAAATGCATATATTGAAGCTATTAAATCTGGTATTGTATAAGTAAAGAATGAAATCGTTGTATTAATTGAAGAAGATAATTTATATTCTAATTCAGCTGGACcaatattctttttctttctaaGGAAATCAAATGCACCAATCTCTGAATATAACAATTTCTCCATTACTAATCTTCTAATTTGTAATCTATTTTCTAAtgactaaataataataataataataataataataataataataataataataataataataataataataataataataataataataataataataataataataacaatatgtGTATAATTaaccaattaatatttagaactattattattatctattatTATCCCATTATCTATTATCCCATTATCTATTATACATacaacaattgaaattaaatgactatttatattatctaATATTGCATAGTATATTGTTAAAAGT encodes:
- the abcH4 gene encoding hypothetical protein, producing the protein MKNWIKLKLTAIGWFIYGMPISVFYRYLWLRNKTLLFKTIAVHYIIPLIIELLPWYASKRKIGNYLRTSRVEITHTMSTNGPYSHSAVIKYVLLTIYYAILDNINSHLISIVSLENRLQIRRLVMEKLLYSEIGAFDFLRKKKNIGPAELEYKLSSSINTTISFFTYTIPDLIASIYAFVIEGSELLKKGHKIDPLIVLHPILIAIYQKVSQKLRERLVENNPDSSKFKDPYNSAMSKMISNTAEGLSDIQINNLQETQLGLFDNLIEKELSNTQSFSTLISRTWRSIHNRSLFEFAAEVWVAHKVMDRQKIDNQLYRTTLLDINRVIRLGNRLFQSLGSFKNIYKHQKKVKKLLNIPTFIEEDSHLKYIYKFEELKVSSDLKFSYENKFSSELPSFPVLDLQNEMVILPNKRYALIGQNRSGKSTLNHLLCKLYTPTEGQISMNGIPYSEISRSSIRRMISYVSQRPFIFPGTIMDNIRVGNPSATEEQVLEAADAAGVFAFADDNNFSLKQSFDSLSDTFDPDMEIPPTISPLSTSSNNINNTTTTTTNNNNNNNNNNNNNNNNNNNNNNNNNNNNNNNNNNNNNNNNNKNNNNNNNKPTTPTFVPSSPSQYSTINKSTIINNNTFIRRNSSMSQLNNSGGGNVNGNNNNNNNNNNNNNININNSGVGGRRNSVMDLQNKLLNQCDESESNKLVKRVWSVLNLTSISNSGGGDESDDDDEEAERNQRSLTPIIVPQLIDGGLSNHPILNQVVEAGGKNISGGFAQSIALARIFVRTEAKIVILDESMSQMDAFKKREIIFPKLFGFAEKHNITLIIVTHDLASVQNTVDHIFVLDHGKLCHQGSHEELMNENAQVYYKLLGLRKRFKNQSFNNLNTNTNK